A genomic stretch from bacterium includes:
- a CDS encoding biopolymer transporter ExbD, with product MIIRLIDIVLLVLFGFVSVSKLEDQTKVMLPQSSEIPPIPLKVEERLIVSVDILGDLYLPGRFSPSDTSEIAIYLDDEAVKWEGREVRVLIRADRDAPMAAIKRLYRLCKERNIDASLVVVRDEEE from the coding sequence ATGATTATTCGGCTGATTGACATTGTCCTGCTGGTCCTGTTTGGTTTCGTCAGCGTTTCCAAACTCGAGGATCAGACTAAGGTCATGCTGCCTCAATCGAGCGAGATCCCTCCCATTCCCCTGAAAGTCGAGGAGCGTCTGATCGTATCCGTGGATATCCTTGGCGATCTGTATCTGCCCGGCAGATTCTCGCCCAGCGATACGAGTGAAATCGCAATCTATCTCGATGATGAAGCGGTGAAATGGGAGGGGCGGGAAGTGCGCGTGCTCATTCGCGCCGATCGCGACGCTCCGATGGCTGCCATTAAAAGGCTGTACCGCTTGTGCAAGGAGCGGAATATTGACGCATCTTTGGTGGTGGTGCGCGATGAAGAAGAATAG
- a CDS encoding MotA/TolQ/ExbB proton channel family protein, with amino-acid sequence MKRTWIPLLLSLGLAATSVFAQSPEGMGTQVTKETLDWVQVLRQCSAFLYPLLATLFFGLVLSLYKLGMLWVEDRRSRILYCTPFAETSVGQIGQLLREWGQRSEMGQLLHLMFAKARRDEGNDDLYHAEIAHATGMRRDQFNTYRAWTQFLSDAAGALGLLGTVVGMYMTFFGGKLQETRILHGMAIALATTIVGLVISLILGLFLTFLSHVFDRQMEKTREKADELRHVLKGLHRVEQDQTAAGALVS; translated from the coding sequence ATGAAACGAACTTGGATTCCACTTCTGCTGAGCCTTGGACTCGCGGCGACCTCCGTTTTTGCGCAGTCGCCGGAGGGTATGGGCACGCAGGTTACCAAGGAGACTCTCGACTGGGTTCAGGTTCTGAGACAGTGTTCGGCTTTTCTGTATCCACTGCTGGCCACGCTCTTTTTCGGCCTCGTGCTCTCGCTCTACAAGTTGGGGATGCTATGGGTCGAAGATCGTCGTTCACGAATTCTCTACTGCACGCCGTTCGCCGAGACTAGCGTCGGACAAATCGGCCAACTCCTGCGCGAGTGGGGACAGCGCAGCGAGATGGGACAATTGCTGCATTTGATGTTTGCGAAGGCACGGCGGGATGAAGGCAACGACGACCTCTACCACGCGGAGATTGCCCACGCCACCGGCATGAGGCGGGATCAATTCAACACCTATCGAGCGTGGACGCAATTTCTGTCCGATGCGGCCGGCGCTCTGGGTCTCCTGGGTACGGTGGTCGGTATGTACATGACTTTTTTCGGCGGAAAACTCCAGGAGACACGCATTCTCCACGGAATGGCGATTGCTCTGGCAACCACCATCGTCGGCTTGGTCATCAGTCTGATACTCGGCCTGTTTCTTACCTTCCTTTCCCACGTGTTCGACCGACAAATGGAAAAAACCCGCGAAAAGGCGGATGAGCTTCGTCACGTCCTGAAGGGACTCCACAGGGTGGAGCAGGATCAGACGGCCGCCGGAGCGCTGGTCTCATGA